Proteins encoded within one genomic window of Papio anubis isolate 15944 chromosome X, Panubis1.0, whole genome shotgun sequence:
- the EZHIP gene encoding EZH inhibitory protein, whose amino-acid sequence QLRSSLSEAEPGVTATQSDMEKEQKHQQDKVQGELNNKAALASGDACGTENQDPAASVPTVSSQASPSGGAALSSSTAGSSAAAATSAAIFITDEASGLPIIAAVRRERHSDLRDCLSPHEVFGCVMPEGGSQAAVGPQKATGHADEHLAQTKNPRNSRRRKQPRRNQAAPAQKAPGRRLFPGPLPPSSPGFRPSSHPRSGASTSSQATHPGPALLSHASEARPASQSRITLAASALRRRASGPGPVIRRCTAQLGPAFPRRATHLDAARLSPESAPGPARRGRASAPGSARRDRASAPGPVRRGRDSAPGPVRRGHTSAPGPALRGRTARSDPAHRSTSTTPGTGLPSRSTQRSSALLSRRSLSGPADENPSCGAGLRRLAFQSRSGSPDPEVPSRASPPVWHAVRMRASSPSPPGRFFLPIPQQWDESSSSYASNSSSCSPSRSPGLSPSSPSPEFLGLRSISTPSPDSLRRALMPEFYALSPVPPEEQAEIESTAHPATPPEP is encoded by the coding sequence CAGCTGCGCTCCTCGCTCTCTGAGGCAGAACCTGGCGTTACGGCCACCCAGTCAGACATGGAGAAGGAACAGAAGCACCAGCAGGACAAGGTGCAGGGAGAGCTTAACAACAAAGCCGCCCTTGCCTCCGGGGATGCCTGCGGGACCGAGAATCAAGATCCTGCTGCTTCCGTCCCCACAGTCTCCAGCCAAGCATCTCCCTCGGGCGGCGCCGCTCTGAGCAGCAGCACAGCCGGTTCTTCAGCTGCAGCCGCCACCTCCGCCGCCATTTTCATCACCGATGAGGCCTCGGGGCTGCCAATCATAGCTGCTGTGCGGAGGGAGAGGCATTCTGACCTCCGGGACTGTCTCAGTCCTCACGAAGTCTTTGGGTGTGTGATGCCTGAGGGGGGCAGCCAGGCCGCTGTGGGACCCCAGAAGGCCACTGGCCACGCCGACGAGCACCTGGCCCAGACCAAGAACCCCCGGAACAGCCGTCGTAGGAAGCAGCCCCGCCGCAACCAGGCTGCTCCGGCTCAGAAGGCCCCAGGGCGGCGTCTGTTTCCTGGGCCTTTGCCGCCATCTTCTCCAGGGTTCCGGCCCAGCAGCCATCCCCGTTCCGGGGCTTCTACGTCGAGTCAGGCAACCCACCCAGGCCCTGCACTCCTAAGCCACGCATCTGAGGCAAGGCCTGCTAGCCAAAGCCGCATCACCCTGGCAGCTTCTGCTCTCCGCAGACGTGCATCTGGTCCAGGCCCTGTCATCCGACGCTGCACCGCCCAGCTAGGCCCTGCTTTTCCACGCCGCGCCACTCATCTAGACGCTGCTCGCCTAAGCCCTGAATCTGCGCCAGGCCCTGCTCGCCGAGGCCGTGCATCTGCGCCAGGCTCTGCCCGTCGAGACCGTGCATCTGCGCCAGGCCCTGTCCGCCGAGGCCGCGATTCTGCGCCAGGCCCTGTCCGCCGAGGCCACACATCTGCGCCAGGCCCTGCCCTTCGCGGCCGCACAGCAAGGTCAGATCCCGCTCATCGCAGCACCAGCACGACGCCAGGCACTGGTCTCCCGAGCCGTTCCACCCAGCGAAGTTCAGCCCTTCTCAGCCGCCGCTCTCTGTCTGGGCCAGCTGATGAGAATCCTTCCTGTGGGGCTGGCTTACGAAGGCTTGCCTTTCAGAGCAGATCAGGCTCTCCTGATCCTGAGGTCCCAAGCCGTGCTTCCCCGCCTGTTTGGCATGCAGTCCGTATGCGTGCCTCCTCACCCTCACCCCCTGGGAGGTTCTTCCTTCCCATCCCTCAGCAGTGGGATGAGAGCTCCTCCTCCTATGCTTCCaactcctcctcctgctccccgaGTAGGTCTCCTGGCCTAAgcccctcttccccttcccctgagTTTCTGGGCCTGAGATCTATCTCCACTCCTAGCCCTGATAGCCTTAGGCGTGCCTTGATGCCTGAGTTTTATGCTCTGAGCCCTGTCCCTCCAGAAGAGCAGGCAGAAATAGAGAGCACAGCTCACCCTGCAACACCGCCTGAGCCGTGA